The stretch of DNA AAACGTACAGACAAAAAATGGTCGAACTGACCGCCAGCCATTCCTATATTTCCCGTGAAGTTGTCGAAATGAGCACAGCCCTGGACAGCCTCTTGACACAATATCAAACAAAATACGCACCGTTTAAGAAGTGACCCGATGAAAACGTCACTTTTTTTCTTTTAAAAGAAGCAATACGACCTTTTAAATAAACATGAAAAAAGCCGGCCGCATCCAACGCTAGCCGGCTTGCTTCATTTTTACTTACGGCCTTTTTCTATAAAAGCTTTTCCCCAAAAAGGGAACCCATCAAGGCGACAGCTGCAGCTGCCGTACGGTTCTTGTCATCAAGAATCGGATTGACCTCCACGAATTCTGCCGAAGTGATCAGCTTGGACTCCTCCAGCATTTCCATTGCCAAATGGCTCTCCCTGTAGCTTATGCCGCCCATAACCGGTGTGCCGACACC from Bacillus marinisedimentorum encodes:
- a CDS encoding aspartyl-phosphate phosphatase Spo0E family protein; translated protein: MSEKELLHRIETYRQKMVELTASHSYISREVVEMSTALDSLLTQYQTKYAPFKK